One Dictyoglomus turgidum DSM 6724 DNA window includes the following coding sequences:
- a CDS encoding MFS transporter, producing the protein MERFNKNRFIAFIDPALFINGMIFLNINTVIPYFLLSLSASSFHISFANFLVTLGSFLPSLFVARFVQKLRVKTKVFAKLLFIQRLSFLLFSFFLPFLIKSLGNTFTIYMFLLFYGIFNMFVGTYGPFYFSIINKILPYGERGKIIGRGSAVGNLVAILTTYLLNFYLNRFSFPYNFVLIFFTGMIILFIDAVLFYIIDEPEEETQEEALPLGVFLLRAFSFLKRDLNFKRLVFSFIFLGLSLTSLPYFIVYATKSFKGYNFVTIFNLVAIIVSILGNYILGELTKILGYKKVLSLGILLGILGLFLALIFKDIYFLLSGFALLNLTFVSNILTTGFLITSISPKEDLPVYLALSNTLTMSISSLMHIANGFIINYVGFEALFLISLIFLVISLFSMERVVTTSTS; encoded by the coding sequence TTGGAAAGGTTTAACAAGAACAGATTTATAGCTTTTATTGATCCTGCTCTTTTTATAAACGGTATGATTTTTTTGAATATAAATACTGTAATACCTTATTTTCTCTTATCCCTTTCTGCTTCAAGTTTTCATATAAGTTTTGCTAATTTTCTTGTCACCTTAGGGAGTTTTTTGCCTTCTCTTTTTGTGGCAAGATTTGTTCAAAAATTAAGAGTAAAAACTAAAGTTTTTGCAAAACTTCTTTTTATCCAAAGACTTTCTTTTCTTCTTTTCTCTTTCTTTTTGCCCTTTTTAATTAAAAGCCTTGGAAATACTTTTACTATATACATGTTTTTACTTTTCTATGGAATTTTTAATATGTTTGTAGGAACCTACGGACCCTTTTATTTCAGCATCATTAATAAGATACTTCCTTATGGGGAAAGGGGAAAAATTATAGGAAGAGGTAGTGCAGTAGGCAACTTAGTGGCTATTCTTACAACTTATCTATTGAACTTTTATTTAAATAGATTTTCTTTTCCCTATAATTTTGTACTTATCTTTTTCACAGGAATGATAATCCTCTTTATTGATGCAGTACTTTTTTATATTATTGATGAACCAGAAGAAGAAACTCAGGAAGAAGCTCTTCCTTTAGGTGTCTTTCTCTTAAGAGCTTTTTCTTTTCTCAAAAGGGATTTGAATTTTAAAAGACTTGTTTTTTCCTTTATCTTTCTTGGTCTTTCTTTGACTTCTCTTCCCTATTTTATCGTTTATGCTACCAAAAGTTTTAAGGGTTATAATTTTGTTACAATTTTTAATTTGGTAGCAATAATTGTAAGTATTTTAGGGAATTATATTCTTGGAGAATTAACAAAGATTTTGGGATATAAAAAAGTTCTATCTTTGGGTATACTTTTGGGCATTTTAGGATTATTTTTGGCTTTGATATTTAAAGATATTTACTTTCTGCTTTCTGGATTCGCTCTGTTGAATCTAACTTTTGTATCTAATATTTTGACCACTGGATTTTTAATAACCTCTATTTCTCCTAAGGAGGATCTTCCTGTATATCTTGCTTTGAGCAATACTTTGACTATGTCCATATCCTCTCTAATGCACATTGCTAATGGTTTTATTATAAACTATGTAGGATTTGAGGCTTTATTCTTGATATCTTTGATATTTTTGGTAATCTCTCTTTTCTCCATGGAACGAGTAGTAACCACATCCACCTCTTGA
- a CDS encoding class II glutamine amidotransferase, whose protein sequence is MLREGEIRIPSACGLIGYINRKWKTSSGDHIISAMTVMRERGNGLGAGFAGYGIYPDRKDYYAFHLFYENIKAKEETSEFLYKYFDVVREEKIPTRKVKTIKNPPLTYRYFLKPKEEYLEEEEISEEDFVAEKVMEINSKIDGAYVFSSGKNMGVFKGVGYPEEIGEFYRLEEYKGYIWTAHTRFPTNTPGWWGGAHPFALLDWSVVHNGEISSYGANVRYIEMFGYKCTLKTDTEVITYIVDLLVRKHKLSWDITAKILSAPFYSVIEGMEEEEKNKLKALRAVYQSCLLNGPFAIIVGFSNGIVALNDRIKLRPLVAAEKGETLYVASEEAAVKEICQNPDRVWMPKGGEPVIGLLEEVEVLV, encoded by the coding sequence ATGCTTAGAGAAGGTGAAATAAGAATTCCATCTGCTTGTGGTTTAATAGGCTATATTAATAGAAAGTGGAAAACCTCCTCAGGAGATCATATTATTAGTGCCATGACCGTTATGAGAGAAAGGGGAAATGGCTTAGGAGCAGGTTTTGCAGGCTATGGAATATATCCCGATAGAAAGGACTATTATGCTTTTCATCTTTTCTATGAAAACATAAAGGCAAAAGAGGAAACCTCAGAATTCCTATACAAATATTTCGATGTGGTTCGAGAAGAAAAAATCCCTACAAGGAAAGTAAAAACTATTAAAAATCCTCCCCTTACCTATAGATATTTTTTGAAACCAAAAGAAGAGTATTTAGAAGAAGAGGAAATTTCAGAAGAGGATTTCGTTGCAGAAAAGGTTATGGAGATAAATAGCAAAATTGACGGAGCATATGTTTTTTCAAGCGGAAAAAACATGGGAGTATTTAAAGGAGTAGGATATCCTGAAGAGATAGGAGAATTTTACAGGTTAGAAGAATATAAAGGATATATCTGGACTGCTCATACTCGTTTTCCTACAAATACCCCTGGATGGTGGGGCGGAGCTCATCCTTTTGCTCTTTTAGACTGGAGTGTGGTTCATAATGGAGAAATTTCTTCCTACGGAGCAAATGTAAGATATATAGAGATGTTTGGATACAAATGTACCTTAAAGACTGATACAGAGGTTATCACATATATAGTAGATCTTTTAGTAAGAAAACACAAATTATCCTGGGATATCACTGCAAAGATTCTTTCCGCTCCCTTTTATAGTGTTATTGAAGGAATGGAAGAGGAAGAGAAAAATAAATTAAAAGCTTTAAGAGCTGTATATCAAAGCTGTCTCCTTAATGGCCCTTTTGCCATTATTGTGGGATTTTCCAATGGAATAGTTGCCCTTAATGATCGTATTAAGTTAAGACCCTTAGTAGCAGCAGAAAAGGGAGAAACTTTGTATGTAGCCTCTGAAGAGGCTGCCGTAAAAGAAATATGTCAAAATCCTGATAGAGTCTGGATGCCTAAAGGAGGAGAACCAGTAATAGGACTTCTTGAGGAAGTGGAGGTTTTAGTATGA